A single genomic interval of Dysidea avara chromosome 8, odDysAvar1.4, whole genome shotgun sequence harbors:
- the LOC136264331 gene encoding tartrate-resistant acid phosphatase type 5-like: MMSRYHSVNYDDDEDGDDQKPVVQVSPNQYGTVGDDQFIIEPQEHNFNRRRLYYSITIIALLLIVIVVTIILVVTLVGDDDEEYDGRTNLSFLVVGDWGGQSFSPYYTLAQKDVAEQMGRKAEEISSQFTVGLGDNFYDDGVTSVNDSRFNTTFESVFTAESLQSRWYMVAGNHDHIGNAEAQIAYTQKSHRWYMPNYYYTEVFRIGSNVTIQFVFIDTELLTTSDLGCLPSNDSDPQWIWIENTLAASTSQWLFVLGHHPVWSVAEHGPTEILVECLRPLLIEYNVTAYFCGHDHTMQHLHEEDSSVEYFVSGAGHNTDPSRSHADDVPENSLKFCYGPWEFFSYHGAFAHVTVNSTIMSVTYVDYEGNDLYFYTTEPNRDKDYT; this comes from the exons ATGATGTCACGCTATCACTCAGtcaactatgatgatgatgaggatgGTGATGACCAAAAACCTGTAGTACAAGTTTCACCAAATCAGTATGGGACTGTAGG TGATGATCAATTTATCATAGAGCCACAGGAACACAACTTCAATAGAAGGCGTCTGTATTATAGCATCACAATCATTGCTTTACTATTGATAGTAATTGTTGTCACCATAA TACTGGTTGTTACTCTCgttggtgatgatgatgaagaataTGACGGAAGGACTAACTTGAGTTTTCTTGTAGTAGGAGACTGGGGAGGGCAGTCCTTCTCGCCATACTACACATTAGCACAGAAAGATGTTGCTGAACAAATGGGTAGAAAGGCAGAGGAAATTAGCTCACAATTCACTGTAGGACTCGGAGATAATTTTTATGATGATGGTGTTACAAGCGTAAATGATTCAAGGTTTAATACTACATTTGAA AGTGTGTTCACAGCTGAATCACTCCAGTCAAGATGGTACATGGTAGCTGGTAATCATGATCACATTGGAAATGCTGAAGCACAAATTGCATATACCCAAAAATCACATCGATGGTACATGCCAAACTATTACTACACTGAG GTATTTAGAATTGGTTCAAATGTTACAATTCAGTTTGTGTTCATTGACACGGAACTACTCACAACTAGTGATCTAGGATGCTTACCATCAAATGACTCAGATCCTCAGTGGATATGGATTGAAAACACACTAGCTGCTTCAACTTCACAATGGCTATTTGTACTAGGGCACCACCCGG TCTGGTCAGTAGCTGAGCATGGACCTACTGAAATATTAGTGGAGTGCCTCAGACCACTACTGATAGAATACAACGTCACTGCTTATTTTTGTGGACATGATCATACCATGCAACACCTCCATGAAGAGGATAGTTCTGTAGAGTATTTTGTGAGTGGAGCTGGTCATAATACTGACCCTTCACGGAGTCATGCT GATGATGTGCCTGAAAATTCCCTAAAGTTTTGTTACGGCCCTTGGGAGTTTTTTAGCTATCATGGTGCATTTGCCCATGTCACCGTTAACTCTACAATTATGAGTGTTACATATGTGGATTATGAAG GAAATGATTTGTATTTTTACACAACAGAACCAAACAGAGACAAAGATTATACGTAG